One Clupea harengus chromosome 11, Ch_v2.0.2, whole genome shotgun sequence DNA window includes the following coding sequences:
- the trip13 gene encoding pachytene checkpoint protein 2 homolog has protein sequence MDGDRMEVVGESPENGNGISNKTLHVEVHVKSSSTAKRADIRQHALGLLNRHRMVFGNYKWTEFDEDILSRNVESVAIVDAKREPIDLKNYNLSMHLFSLSEDGPSMLNLEEEEELSAANSWLLPAAEFHGIWESLIYDSGVKTQLLDYVSTTIFFSDKNVDSNLIAWNRVVLLHGPPGTGKTSLCKALAQKLSIRLSNRYSYGQFVEINSHSLFSKWFSESGKLVTKMFQKIQQLIDDKEALVFVLIDEVESLTAARNASQAGTEPSDAIRVVNSVLTQLDQIKRHPNVVILTTSNVTGKIDLAFIDRADIKQYIGPPSVEGIFNIYLSCLEELMKCQIIYPRQQLLTMSELQTMDFKESNVSQLSLALRNTAIKSKGLSGRALRKLPFLTHALFVKAPSVSLEGFLKALDKGVDKQLEERAHLANSV, from the exons ATGGATGGTGACAGAATGGAGGTTGTTGGCGAGTCCCCTGAAAACGGCAATGGCATCAGCAATAAAACCCTCCATGTGGAAGTTCATGTGAAGTCGAGCAG TACTGCAAAGAGAGCTGACATAAGACAGCACGCGCTTGGACTGCTGAATCGGCACCGCATGGTATTTGGGAACTACAAGTGGACTGAGTTTGATGAAGACATCCTGAGCAGGAACGTGGAGTCAGTAGCCATCGTTGATGCAAAGAGAGAG ccAATTGATTTGAAGAATTACAATCTGTCTATGCACCTTTTCTCCCTGAGTGAAGATGGGCCCAGCATGCTCaacttggaggaggaggaggagctgtctGCAGCCAATTCCTGGCTTCTACCAGCAG CTGAGTTCCATGGCATCTGGGAGAGCCTGATCTACGACAGTGGAGTTAAAACTCAA CTTCTGGATTATGTCTCTACAACGATTTTCTTCTCCGACAAAAATGTTGACTCTAACCTCATTGCATGGAACAGAGTGGTTTTACTTCATG GACCCCCAGGCACTGGGAAGACGTCACTGTGCAAAGCGCTCGCCCAGAAACTCTCCATCAGACTGTCAAACAG gTACTCCTACGGGCAGTTTGTGGAGATAAACAGCCACAGTCTTTTCTCCAAATGGTTCTCAGAG AGCGGGAAACTCGTCACCAAGATGTTCCAGAAAATTCAGCAGTTGATTGATGACAAAGAAgcccttgtttttgttttgatcgACGAG gtggagagtTTGACGGCGGCCCGTAATGCGTCTCAGGCCGGCACAGAGCCTTCTGATGCCATCCGCGTGGTCAACTCAGTCCTCACACAGCTAGACCAGATCAAACG GCATCCAAATGTGGTGATCCTCACAACCTCCAATGTAACAGGGAAAATTGACCTGGCCTTTATTGATCGTGCAGATATCAAACAGTACATTGGTCCTCCATCAGTAGAGGGCATCTTTAACATCTATCTGTCCTGCCTGGAGGAGCTCATGAAG TGTCAAATCATCTACCCGCGGCAGCAGCTGCTCACCATGTCTGAGCTGCAGACCATGGACTTCAAGGAGAGCAACGTGTCCCAGCTCAGCCTGGCCCTCAGGAACACAGCCAT AAAGAGCAAAGGACTCAGTGGCAGGGCGCTAAGGAAACTTCCCTTTTTGACTCATGCCCTCTTTGTGAAG GCACCCAGTGTCTCCCTGGAAGGATTCCTGAAGGCCCTGGACAAGGGTGTGGACAAACAGTTAGAGGAGCGAGCACACCTGGCCAACAGtgtatga
- the brd9 gene encoding bromodomain-containing protein 9, which translates to MGKKHKKHRPEWRTVDDYEEKTLEKPLKLVLKVGGTEITELSGSGHDSSYYDDRSDHDRERHKEKKKKKKKKSEKDKDKHVDDEERRRRKEEKKKKKELREQSENAANAPLEPFALPKPVEPLEEKKRKRDKFYSEDGGDEFHPRIKVEVEQGGDRPVRSCRTAQDSDSTPFQQILEHFIRQLQRKDPNGFFAFPVTDVIAPGYSTIIKHPMDFSTMKDKVDANDYKTVTEFKADFKLMCDNAMLYNRPETVYYKAAKKLLHTGFKMMSKERLLTLKRSMSFMQDMDFSQQAAILGDEDIAAEEPEPAVIPTPVDSAKKSKKQPQHIEPLISDLYEQEGTACSLTDSTAEEHVLALVEHAADEARDRINRFMPNSKIGYLRKEGEGLLYTVVNQQEPDAEEEETHPVDLSSLSNKLLPGLTALGFKDDRRHKVTFLSSAYNTQTLQNNSIYPDLLPEEMDQLYSAYGDETGVQCALSLQEFIKGCGGITRKLVDELLDKMTGGDHSKAVFQIRQKRNMDTTPDEIKSNISDVQDGSGTSGEGSSMLDFMSMKSYPDMSLDMSMLNNLGKTVKKEPEHDDGHQHFDEAAKLLQEFQETQVDRVGSRPSSNLSSLSNASERDQHHLGSPAHLGVGDQSDMMHDPYEFLQSPEPGTTANS; encoded by the exons ATGggaaagaaacataaaaaacacagaccCGAATGGAGGACTGTTGATG ATTATGAGGAAAAAACTTTGGAGAAGCCACTGAAACTGGTGCTGAAAGTGGGAGGCACCGAGATCACCGAGCTCTCAGGTTCTGGACATGACTCTAGTTACTATGATGACAGATCTGACCATGACCGTGAACGccacaaagaaaagaagaagaaaaagaagaagaaatccgAAAAGGACAAAGATAAGCACGTAGAcgatgaggagagaaggagaaggaag gaagagaagaagaaaaagaaggagctGAGGGAGCAGAGTGAAAATGCCGCTAATGCACCGCTTGAGCCCTTTGCTCTGCCAAAACCTGTTGAG ccaTTAGAGGAAAAGAAACGGAAACGGGACAAGTTTTATTCAGAGGATGGTGGTGATGAGTTCCATCCCAGGATTAAGGTTGAAGTTGAACAGGGAGGTGACAGGCCAGTCCGATCATGCAGGACCGCGCAAG ACAGTGATAGTACCCCATTTCAGCAGATCCTGGAGCATTTCATCCGACAGCTTCAGAG GAAAGACCCAAATGGGTTCTTTGCATTTCCAGTGACGGATGTCATTGCCCCTGGGTACTCCACAATCATCAAGCACCCCATGGACTTCAGCACAATGAAGGACAAGGTCGATGCTAATGACTACAAAACAGTCACAGAGTTCAAG GCAGATTTCAAGCTGATGTGTGACAACGCTATGCTGTACAATCGACCTGAGACGGTTTATTATAAAGCTGCCAAGAAATTGCTCCACACAGGATTCAAGATGATGAGCAAA GAACGGCTCCTGACACTGAAGCGCAGCATGTCTTTCATGCAGGACATGGATTTCTCCCAgcaggcagccattttgggCGATGAGGACATCGCTGCCGAGGAGCCAGAGCCTGCTGTCATCCCCACCCCTGTGGATTCAGCCAAAAAGTCTAAGAAGCAGCCCCAACACATAGAGCCCCTCATCAG TGATCTTTATGAGCAAGAGGGAACTGCCTGTAGCTTGACGGACAGCACAGCAGAAGAGCATGTCCTAGCGCTGGTGGAGCACGCCGCAGATGAAGCACGAGATCGCATCAACCGCTTCATGCCCAACTCCAAG ATTGGTTACctaaggaaagagggagaggggctccTCTACACTGTCGTCAATCAGCAGGAACCAGATGCAGAAG AGGAAGAGACCCATCCCGTGGACCTGAGTTCACTATCAAATAAGCTCCTACCTGGTCTAACAGCGCTGGGGTTCAAAGACGACAGGAGGCATAAGG TGACGTTCCTCAGCAGTGCATACAACACGCAGACCCTCCAGAACAACTCCATCTACCCTGACCTGCTCCCGGAGGAGATGGACCAGCTGTACTCGGCCTACGGGGACGAGACAGGAGTGCAGTGCGCCCTCAG CCTCCAGGAGTTTATAAAGGGCTGTGGAGGCATCACCAGGAAGCTTGTGGATGAACTGCTGGATAAGATGACTGGTGGGGATCACTCCAAAGCAGTGTTCCAGATCCGACAG AAAAGAAACATGGATACAACCCCAGATGAAATCAAGAGTAACATCTCTGACGTGCAG GATGGGAGTGGAACATCAGGAGAGGGCAGCTCAATGCTGGACTTCATGTCCATGAAGAGCTATCCTGACATGTCTCTTGATATGTCCATGCTCAACAATCTGG GCAAGACGGTGAAGAAGGAACCGGAACACGACGATGGCCACCAGCACTTTGACGAAGCTGCCAAGCTCCTGCAGGAGTTCCAGGAGACGCAGGTGGACAGGGTGGGCTCCAGGCCCTCGTCCaatctgtcctccctctccaaCGCCTCCGAGAGGGACCAGCACCATCTGG GGAGTCCAGCACACCTTGGTGTTGGAGATCAGTCAGACATGATGCACGACCCGTATGAGTTTCTCCAGTCTCCTGAGCCAGGCACCACTGCCAATAGTTGA
- the zdhhc11 gene encoding palmitoyltransferase ZDHHC11 isoform X1, with amino-acid sequence MNSEKMSCCARHLRRTGPAHAGNGNELVTEAPLSRQNGWSLPPQTPQLVAWSTYTFFVIVGFGIYIPLLPSPWKWVAYGLIGAAFFLHLVTHIASVSIDPADPSVRVKNYSSPTPIYDKHKHAHVIHNQHCYLCEVDVGPKVKHCRTCNKCVADFDHHCKWLNNCVGGRNYWFFFTTVLTAFIGLFLLVLIVLFVFIEHFVNPAVLRTAPQFQSVKDNSTWLVFLPLAPVETSSAGLLTVAAFTFLLGGFCLMLLAHLLGFHFYLLWNKMSTFEHIVKKRQEQSSQDVESGVKQPSPKIEVSTKKQTRSKSTDCESAIPRHTSLFRYADEKQLGSHLTEVICSEMKHIKPSSSGVDRVYHSTKQKKPGEVTLHDSEKQKVASAEHGREKSVEGIPVVQDPLGSSAMSTAAVEQQLRTDARSESALSSSEGAGGEGPPLDRKSC; translated from the exons ATGAACAGTGAAAAG ATGAGCTGCTGTGCGCGGCACCTGAGGCGGACCGGCCCGGCCCACGCGGGCAACGGCAACGAGCTGGTGACGGAAGCACCGCTCTCGCGCCAGAATGGCTGGTCCCTGCCCCCCCAGACCCCACAGTTGGTGGCCTGGTCCACCTACACCTTCTTCGTTATCGTTGGCTTTGGCATCTACATACCACTGCTGCCCTCTCCATGGAAGTGGGTGGCATATGGT CTGATTGGTGCCGCCTTCTTTCTGCACCTGGTTACCCATATTGCATCTGTGTCTATAGACCCAGCTGACCCCAGTGTCCGTGTCAAGAACTACTCCAGTCCCACACCGATTTAtgataaacacaaacacgcccATGTCATCCACAACCAACATTGCTACCTCTGTGAGGTTGACGT AGGACCTAAAGTTAAACACTGCCGCACTTGCAACAAGTGTGTTGCAGACTTTGACCACCACTGCAAATGGCTCAACAACTGTGTAGGAGGGAGGAACTACTG GTTTTTCTTTACGACCGTTTTGACTGCATTCATCGGGTTGTTTCTGCTGGTTCTCATTGTTCTGTTCGTCTTCATCGAGCACTTTGTGAACCCAGCCGTTCTCCGTACCGCCCCTCAGTTTCAAA GTGTGAAGGACAATTCGACATGGCTCGTGTTTCTGCCGTTGGCTCCAGTGGAAACCAGCTCTGCTGGTCTGTTGACGGTGGCCGCCTTTACCTTCCTGCTGGGGGGGTTTTGCCTGATGCTCTTGGCCCACTTACTTGGATTTCATTTCTATCTCT tgtggaaCAAGATGAGCACATTTGAGCACATAGTGAAAAAGCGGCAGGAACAGAGCTCTCAGGATGTTGAATCGGGGGTCAAGCAACCCTCACCCAAGATTGAAGTATCGACTAAG aaacAGACTCGTTCTAAATCTACTGACTGTGAATCAGCCATACCCCGTCATACCAG CCTATTCAGATACGCTGACGAGAAACAACTAGGCTCTCACCTCACTGAGGTCATTTGTTCAGAG ATGAAGCATATTAAGCCATCATCATCTGGTGTGGACCGCGTTTACCACAGTACTAAACAGAAGAAACCAG gTGAGGTGACCCTTCATGACTCAGAGAAACAGAAGGTGGCGAGTGCCGAGCATGGGAGAGAGAAGTCAGTGGAGGGGATCCCTGTTGTCCAGGACCCCCTGGGCAGCTCCGCCATGAGCACCGCAGCGGTCGAGCAGCAGCTGAGAACGGACGCCAGGTCAGAGTCTGCCCTCTCCAGCAGTGAAGGGGCCGGCGGGGAGGGGCCTCCGCTCGACAGGAAGTCCTGCTGA
- the zdhhc11 gene encoding palmitoyltransferase ZDHHC11 isoform X2, with protein sequence MNSEKMSCCARHLRRTGPAHAGNGNELVTEAPLSRQNGWSLPPQTPQLVAWSTYTFFVIVGFGIYIPLLPSPWKWVAYGLIGAAFFLHLVTHIASVSIDPADPSVRVKNYSSPTPIYDKHKHAHVIHNQHCYLCEVDVGPKVKHCRTCNKCVADFDHHCKWLNNCVGGRNYWFFFTTVLTAFIGLFLLVLIVLFVFIEHFVNPAVLRTAPQFQSVKDNSTWLVFLPLAPVETSSAGLLTVAAFTFLLGGFCLMLLAHLLGFHFYLLWNKMSTFEHIVKKRQEQSSQDVESGVKQPSPKIEVSTKKQTRSKSTDCESAIPRHTRYADEKQLGSHLTEVICSEMKHIKPSSSGVDRVYHSTKQKKPGEVTLHDSEKQKVASAEHGREKSVEGIPVVQDPLGSSAMSTAAVEQQLRTDARSESALSSSEGAGGEGPPLDRKSC encoded by the exons ATGAACAGTGAAAAG ATGAGCTGCTGTGCGCGGCACCTGAGGCGGACCGGCCCGGCCCACGCGGGCAACGGCAACGAGCTGGTGACGGAAGCACCGCTCTCGCGCCAGAATGGCTGGTCCCTGCCCCCCCAGACCCCACAGTTGGTGGCCTGGTCCACCTACACCTTCTTCGTTATCGTTGGCTTTGGCATCTACATACCACTGCTGCCCTCTCCATGGAAGTGGGTGGCATATGGT CTGATTGGTGCCGCCTTCTTTCTGCACCTGGTTACCCATATTGCATCTGTGTCTATAGACCCAGCTGACCCCAGTGTCCGTGTCAAGAACTACTCCAGTCCCACACCGATTTAtgataaacacaaacacgcccATGTCATCCACAACCAACATTGCTACCTCTGTGAGGTTGACGT AGGACCTAAAGTTAAACACTGCCGCACTTGCAACAAGTGTGTTGCAGACTTTGACCACCACTGCAAATGGCTCAACAACTGTGTAGGAGGGAGGAACTACTG GTTTTTCTTTACGACCGTTTTGACTGCATTCATCGGGTTGTTTCTGCTGGTTCTCATTGTTCTGTTCGTCTTCATCGAGCACTTTGTGAACCCAGCCGTTCTCCGTACCGCCCCTCAGTTTCAAA GTGTGAAGGACAATTCGACATGGCTCGTGTTTCTGCCGTTGGCTCCAGTGGAAACCAGCTCTGCTGGTCTGTTGACGGTGGCCGCCTTTACCTTCCTGCTGGGGGGGTTTTGCCTGATGCTCTTGGCCCACTTACTTGGATTTCATTTCTATCTCT tgtggaaCAAGATGAGCACATTTGAGCACATAGTGAAAAAGCGGCAGGAACAGAGCTCTCAGGATGTTGAATCGGGGGTCAAGCAACCCTCACCCAAGATTGAAGTATCGACTAAG aaacAGACTCGTTCTAAATCTACTGACTGTGAATCAGCCATACCCCGTCATACCAG ATACGCTGACGAGAAACAACTAGGCTCTCACCTCACTGAGGTCATTTGTTCAGAG ATGAAGCATATTAAGCCATCATCATCTGGTGTGGACCGCGTTTACCACAGTACTAAACAGAAGAAACCAG gTGAGGTGACCCTTCATGACTCAGAGAAACAGAAGGTGGCGAGTGCCGAGCATGGGAGAGAGAAGTCAGTGGAGGGGATCCCTGTTGTCCAGGACCCCCTGGGCAGCTCCGCCATGAGCACCGCAGCGGTCGAGCAGCAGCTGAGAACGGACGCCAGGTCAGAGTCTGCCCTCTCCAGCAGTGAAGGGGCCGGCGGGGAGGGGCCTCCGCTCGACAGGAAGTCCTGCTGA
- the LOC105894474 gene encoding tubulin polymerization-promoting protein isoform X2 — MSDIYTSCIKKPRDSTSCSSIEGEMEGSHATTGPNNGEEFKVQTAKHNNHAPMRPPSEQSKDRAQKRLSAESNGVSEGGAGARTPVEVTALEEAFRRFAVHGDTRATGKELHGKNWSKLCKDCSVIDGKTITLTDVDIVFSKVKKKSCRTITFNEFKEALTELSRKRFKEKSNDEAAEEVFKLIEGKSPIIAGVTRAVASPTVSRLTDTTKFTGSHKARFDETGRGKGKAGRVDVLDKSGYVSGYKHKGSYEKKMQPRPKPE; from the exons ATGTCTGATATCTACACG AGCTGCATCAAGAAACCAAGAGATTCTACCAGTTGTAGCAGCatagagggggagatggagggctCCCACGCTACCACAGGTCCTAA taacGGGGAGGAGTTCAAAGTTCAGACGGCGAAGCACAACAACCACGCCCCTATGCGGCCACCTAGCGAGCAGTCAAAGGACCGGGCCCAGAAGCGCCTGTCAGCGGAGTCAAACGGGGTCAGTGAGGGTGGGGCCGGGGCGCGCACCCCCGTGGAAGTGACGGCACTGGAGGAGGCCTTCCGCCGCTTCGCCGTCCACGGGGACACGCGCGCCACTGGTAAGGAGTTGCATGGCAAGAACTGGTCCAAGCTGTGCAAAGACTGCAGTGTCATCGACGGCAAGACCATCACTCTCACAGACGTGGACATCGTCTTCTCCAAAGTCAA GAAGAAATCCTGCCGCACCATTACATTCAACGAGTTCAAAGAAGCTCTCACAGAGCTGTCCAGGAAACGGTTCAAAGAGAAAAGCAATGACGAAGCAGCAGAGGAGGTCTTCAAGCTGATCGAGGGCAAATCACCAATCATAGCTGGAGTCACA AGAGCAGTGGCCTCGCCCACCGTGTCACGCCTGACTGACACCACCAAGTTCACCGGCTCACACAAGGCGCGCTTCGACGAGACAGGCCGTGGGAAAGGCAAGGCAGGCCGCGTAGACGTCCTGGACAAGTCAGGTTATGTATCCGGCTACAAACACAAAGGCTCGTACGAGAAGAAGATGCAGCCGAGGCCCAAACCAGAGTGA
- the LOC105894474 gene encoding tubulin polymerization-promoting protein isoform X1, giving the protein MSDIYTTSCIKKPRDSTSCSSIEGEMEGSHATTGPNNGEEFKVQTAKHNNHAPMRPPSEQSKDRAQKRLSAESNGVSEGGAGARTPVEVTALEEAFRRFAVHGDTRATGKELHGKNWSKLCKDCSVIDGKTITLTDVDIVFSKVKKKSCRTITFNEFKEALTELSRKRFKEKSNDEAAEEVFKLIEGKSPIIAGVTRAVASPTVSRLTDTTKFTGSHKARFDETGRGKGKAGRVDVLDKSGYVSGYKHKGSYEKKMQPRPKPE; this is encoded by the exons ATGTCTGATATCTACACGACGAG CTGCATCAAGAAACCAAGAGATTCTACCAGTTGTAGCAGCatagagggggagatggagggctCCCACGCTACCACAGGTCCTAA taacGGGGAGGAGTTCAAAGTTCAGACGGCGAAGCACAACAACCACGCCCCTATGCGGCCACCTAGCGAGCAGTCAAAGGACCGGGCCCAGAAGCGCCTGTCAGCGGAGTCAAACGGGGTCAGTGAGGGTGGGGCCGGGGCGCGCACCCCCGTGGAAGTGACGGCACTGGAGGAGGCCTTCCGCCGCTTCGCCGTCCACGGGGACACGCGCGCCACTGGTAAGGAGTTGCATGGCAAGAACTGGTCCAAGCTGTGCAAAGACTGCAGTGTCATCGACGGCAAGACCATCACTCTCACAGACGTGGACATCGTCTTCTCCAAAGTCAA GAAGAAATCCTGCCGCACCATTACATTCAACGAGTTCAAAGAAGCTCTCACAGAGCTGTCCAGGAAACGGTTCAAAGAGAAAAGCAATGACGAAGCAGCAGAGGAGGTCTTCAAGCTGATCGAGGGCAAATCACCAATCATAGCTGGAGTCACA AGAGCAGTGGCCTCGCCCACCGTGTCACGCCTGACTGACACCACCAAGTTCACCGGCTCACACAAGGCGCGCTTCGACGAGACAGGCCGTGGGAAAGGCAAGGCAGGCCGCGTAGACGTCCTGGACAAGTCAGGTTATGTATCCGGCTACAAACACAAAGGCTCGTACGAGAAGAAGATGCAGCCGAGGCCCAAACCAGAGTGA
- the LOC105894474 gene encoding tubulin polymerization-promoting protein isoform X3 — translation MGATGSCIKKPRDSTSCSSIEGEMEGSHATTGPNNGEEFKVQTAKHNNHAPMRPPSEQSKDRAQKRLSAESNGVSEGGAGARTPVEVTALEEAFRRFAVHGDTRATGKELHGKNWSKLCKDCSVIDGKTITLTDVDIVFSKVKKKSCRTITFNEFKEALTELSRKRFKEKSNDEAAEEVFKLIEGKSPIIAGVTRAVASPTVSRLTDTTKFTGSHKARFDETGRGKGKAGRVDVLDKSGYVSGYKHKGSYEKKMQPRPKPE, via the exons ATGGGAGCGACTGGAAG CTGCATCAAGAAACCAAGAGATTCTACCAGTTGTAGCAGCatagagggggagatggagggctCCCACGCTACCACAGGTCCTAA taacGGGGAGGAGTTCAAAGTTCAGACGGCGAAGCACAACAACCACGCCCCTATGCGGCCACCTAGCGAGCAGTCAAAGGACCGGGCCCAGAAGCGCCTGTCAGCGGAGTCAAACGGGGTCAGTGAGGGTGGGGCCGGGGCGCGCACCCCCGTGGAAGTGACGGCACTGGAGGAGGCCTTCCGCCGCTTCGCCGTCCACGGGGACACGCGCGCCACTGGTAAGGAGTTGCATGGCAAGAACTGGTCCAAGCTGTGCAAAGACTGCAGTGTCATCGACGGCAAGACCATCACTCTCACAGACGTGGACATCGTCTTCTCCAAAGTCAA GAAGAAATCCTGCCGCACCATTACATTCAACGAGTTCAAAGAAGCTCTCACAGAGCTGTCCAGGAAACGGTTCAAAGAGAAAAGCAATGACGAAGCAGCAGAGGAGGTCTTCAAGCTGATCGAGGGCAAATCACCAATCATAGCTGGAGTCACA AGAGCAGTGGCCTCGCCCACCGTGTCACGCCTGACTGACACCACCAAGTTCACCGGCTCACACAAGGCGCGCTTCGACGAGACAGGCCGTGGGAAAGGCAAGGCAGGCCGCGTAGACGTCCTGGACAAGTCAGGTTATGTATCCGGCTACAAACACAAAGGCTCGTACGAGAAGAAGATGCAGCCGAGGCCCAAACCAGAGTGA
- the LOC105894474 gene encoding tubulin polymerization-promoting protein isoform X4 — MEGSHATTGPNNGEEFKVQTAKHNNHAPMRPPSEQSKDRAQKRLSAESNGVSEGGAGARTPVEVTALEEAFRRFAVHGDTRATGKELHGKNWSKLCKDCSVIDGKTITLTDVDIVFSKVKKKSCRTITFNEFKEALTELSRKRFKEKSNDEAAEEVFKLIEGKSPIIAGVTRAVASPTVSRLTDTTKFTGSHKARFDETGRGKGKAGRVDVLDKSGYVSGYKHKGSYEKKMQPRPKPE, encoded by the exons atggagggctCCCACGCTACCACAGGTCCTAA taacGGGGAGGAGTTCAAAGTTCAGACGGCGAAGCACAACAACCACGCCCCTATGCGGCCACCTAGCGAGCAGTCAAAGGACCGGGCCCAGAAGCGCCTGTCAGCGGAGTCAAACGGGGTCAGTGAGGGTGGGGCCGGGGCGCGCACCCCCGTGGAAGTGACGGCACTGGAGGAGGCCTTCCGCCGCTTCGCCGTCCACGGGGACACGCGCGCCACTGGTAAGGAGTTGCATGGCAAGAACTGGTCCAAGCTGTGCAAAGACTGCAGTGTCATCGACGGCAAGACCATCACTCTCACAGACGTGGACATCGTCTTCTCCAAAGTCAA GAAGAAATCCTGCCGCACCATTACATTCAACGAGTTCAAAGAAGCTCTCACAGAGCTGTCCAGGAAACGGTTCAAAGAGAAAAGCAATGACGAAGCAGCAGAGGAGGTCTTCAAGCTGATCGAGGGCAAATCACCAATCATAGCTGGAGTCACA AGAGCAGTGGCCTCGCCCACCGTGTCACGCCTGACTGACACCACCAAGTTCACCGGCTCACACAAGGCGCGCTTCGACGAGACAGGCCGTGGGAAAGGCAAGGCAGGCCGCGTAGACGTCCTGGACAAGTCAGGTTATGTATCCGGCTACAAACACAAAGGCTCGTACGAGAAGAAGATGCAGCCGAGGCCCAAACCAGAGTGA
- the cep72 gene encoding centrosomal protein of 72 kDa, with product MLRSVPSFQNMAAKDLTVTEEWIRENVQLHHKVLDDVRTLCLPGNIEGKISHLGISLKNFVRLKTLDLSYNALTSVSGLQHLKMLKSLNLYFNKISAFEEVRTLSKLKSLIELDLRLNPLVKKHPEYRLHLVHSLTQLRKLDDYPVRDRERRAAIMYFPSDVELEPKQKTSCISSHSDQRTSDLSVATVHKLTRSLTLRDGNEEAAVNHINRRNGAQMSPQPPAQKGPESPLAQEIPDEVIYLVNDSESYLQKQDFVKPAFRRSQSNDASRVQPSIPLCRKGSLTNGGPSGPASNRPRVTFADCYVTGSHSIHPLPASRGRKPSPLRIPATAVFTPDPRMTSHSADGDGPLASIQLASPPSAAGQSTLEVADLCRHAHRLSCRSAEDGGCPEPADARPQKSSFRKPLELLFNMVHEHWRTGKRDPQHYKTFFTRSVQVLSLMEKELVSGESEAQALREEVQGLNAQAEAREDQHQSVIQKFSTQLENARSSIETLDEQLRSVLEENVSLQKQLINLERNLLSSRINTMTRAGGNGGCI from the exons ATGCTTCGATCTGTTCCATCGTTTCAAAACATGGCGGCAAAGGATTTGACAGTTACAGAAGAATGGATACGTGAGAATGTGCAGTTACACCATAAAGTTTTAG ATGATGTCCGAACACTGTGCCTGCCCGGTAACATTGAGGGGAAAATAAGCCATTTAGGAATATCTCTGAAGAATTTCGTCCGTTTGAAGACACTAGACCTGTCTTACAATGCGCTAACCTCGGTTTCA GGTCTTCAGCACCTAAAAATGCTGAAAAGCCTGAATTTGTACTTCAACAAAATATCAGCCTTCGAAGAGGTCAGGACCCTTTCCAAGCTGAAAAGCCTGATCGAGCTGGACCTGAGACTCAACCCTCTGGTCAAGAAGCACCCAGAATACCGCCTCCACTTGGTGCATTCATTGACCCAGCTGCGGAAACTCG ATGACTACccagtgagggatagagagcggAGAGCTGCCATCATGTATTTCCCCTCTGATGTGGAGCTCGAGCCCAAGCAGAAAACGAGTTGCATATCCAGCCACTCAGACCAGAG GACCAGTGATCTGAGTGTGGCCACAGTTCACAAGCTGACCAGAAGTCTGACGTTGCGGGATGGTAATGAGGAAGCAGCAGTGAACCATATCAACCGCAGGAACGGGGCTCAGATGAGTCCTCAGCCACCTGCACAGAAAGGACCGGAATCACCACTGGCACAGG AAATACCTGACGAAGTGATATACTTAGTTAATGATTCTGAGTCCTACCTTCAAAAACAG GACTTTGTAAAACCAGCCTTCAGACGTTCACAGAGCAATGATG CCTCTCGTGTCCAGCCAAGCATTCCGCTGTGCAGAAAAGGGTCTCTGACCAATGGTGGACCTTCAGGGCCTGCCAGTAACAGACCCAGAGTGACTTTTGCAGACTGCTATGTTACGGGATCCCACAGCATACATCCCCTGCCAGCCAGCCGTGGGAGGAAGCCCTCGCCGCTCAGAATCCCAGCCACGGCAGTGTTCACACCAGACCCCAGAATGACCTCGCATTCAGCAGATG GAGATGGTCCGCTAGCTTCCATACAGCTAGCATCCCCACCCAGTGCTGCAGGGCAGAGCACTTTGGAGGTTGCTGACCTCTGTCGTCACGCACACCGCCTGTCCTGCAGGAGTGCAGAGGACGGGGGCTGCCCCGAGCCAGCAGACGCCAGACCTCAGAAG AGCAGCTTCAGGAAGCCACTGGAGCTGCTGTTCAATATGGTGCATGAGCACTGGAGGACAGGCAAGAGGGACCCGCAGCACTACAAGACCTTCTTCA CTCGGTCTGTGCAGGTGCTGTCCCTGATGGAGAAGGAGCTGGTGAGCGGCGAGAGTGAGGCGCAGGCCCTCAGAGAGGAGGTGCAAGGCCTCAACGCCCAGGCTGAGGCTCGGGAGGACCAGCACCAATCTGTGATCCAGAAGTTCTCCACCCAGCTAGAGAACGCACGCAGCTCCATT GAGACCCTTGATGAGCAGCTGAGGAGTGTGTTGGAGGAGAATGTGTCTCTGCAGAAACAACTCATAAACCTGGAGCGGAACCTCTTATCGTCCAGGATTAACACAATGACTAGAGCCGGTGGTAACGGTGGGTGCATCTGA